A genome region from Manis javanica isolate MJ-LG chromosome 3, MJ_LKY, whole genome shotgun sequence includes the following:
- the MSL2 gene encoding E3 ubiquitin-protein ligase MSL2, producing the protein MNPVNATALYISASRLVLNYDPGDPKAFTEINRLLPYFRQSLSCCVCGHLLQDPIAPTNSTCQHYVCKTCKGKKMMMKPSCSWCKDYEQFEENKQLSILVNCYKKLCEYITQTTLARDIIEAVDCSSDILALLNDGSLFCEETEKPSDSSFTLCLTHSPLPSTSEPTTDPQASLSPISEGTLSIAIGSSVINGLPTYNGLSIDRFGINIPSPEHSNTIDVCNTVDIKTEDLSDGLPPVCDTVATDLCSTGIDICSFSEDIKPGDSLLLSVEEVLRSLETVSNTEVCCPNLQPNLEATVSNGPFLQLSSQSLSHNVFMSTSPALHGLSCTAATPKVAKLNRKRSRSESDSEKVQPLPISTIIRGPTLGASAPVTVKRESKISLQPIATVPNGGTTPKISKTVLLSTKSMKKSHEHGSKKSHSKTKPGILKKDKTVKEKIPSHHFMPGSPTKTVYKKPQEKKGCKCGRATQNPSVLTCRGQRCPCYSNRKACLDCICRGCQNSYMANGEKKLEAFAVPEKALEQTRLTLGINVTSIAVRNASTSTSVINVTGSPVTTFLAASTHDDKSLDEAIDMRFDC; encoded by the coding sequence GACATTTGCTACAAGATCCTATTGCACCCACCAACTCTACCTGCCAACACTATGTCTGCAAAACTTGTAAAGGCAAGAAAATGATGATGAAACCTTCATGTAGCTGGTGCAAAGACTATGAGCAGTTTGAGGAAAACAAGCAATTAAGCATCCTAGTGAACTGCTACAAAAAACTATGTGAATATATAACACAGACTACATTGGCACGGGATATAATAGAAGCAGTCGACTGTTCCTCTGATATTTTGGCTTTGCTTAATGATGGATCATTGTTCTGTGAGGAGACAGAAAAACCCTCAGATTCATCCTTTACTTTGTGTTTGACACATTCCCCTTTACCTTCGACCTCAGAACCCACAACTGATCCTCAAGCTAGTTTATCTCCAATATCTGAAGGCACCCTCAGCATTGCTATTGGCAGTTCTGTTATCAATGGTTTGCCTACTTATAATGGGCTTTCAATAGATAGATTTGGGATAAATATTCCTTCACCTGAACATTCAAATACGATTGATGTATGTAACACTGTTGACATAAAAACTGAGGATCTGTCTGACGGCTTGCCACCTGTCTGTGACACAGTAGCCACCGACTTATGCTCCACAGGCATTGATATCTGCAGTTTCAGTGAAGATATAAAACCTGGTGACTCTCTCTTACTGAGTGTTGAGGAAGTACTCCGCAGCTTAGAAACTGTTTCAAATACAGAGGTTTGTTGCCCTAATTTGCAGCCCAACTTGGAAGCCACTGTATCCAACGGACCTTTTCTGCAGCTTTCTTCCCAGTCTCTTAGCCATAATGTTTTTATGTCTACCAGCCCTGCACTTCATGGATTATCATGTACAGCAGCAACTCCTAAGGTagcaaaattaaatagaaaacggTCCAGATCAGAAAGTGACAGTGAGAAAGTTCAGCCACTTCCAATTTCTACCATTATCCGAGGCCCGACACTTGGGGCATCTGCTCCTGTGACGGTGAAACGAGAGAGCAAAATTTCTCTTCAGCCTATAGCGACTGTTCCCAATGGAGGCACAACACCTAAAATCAGCAAAACTGTACTTTTATCAACTAAAAGCATGAAAAAGAGTCATGAACATGGATCTAAGAAATCTCACTCTAAAACCAAGCCAGGTATTCTTAAAAAAGACAAGACAGTAAAGGAAAAGATTCCTAGTCATCATTTTATGCCAGGAAGTCCTACCAAGACTGTGTATAAAAAACCCCAGGAAAAGAAAGGATGTAAATGTGGGCGTGCTACTCAAAATCCAAGTGTTCTTACATGCCGTGGCCAGCGCTGCCCTTGCTACTCTAACCGCAAAGCCTGCTTAGATTGTATATGTCGTGGCTGCCAAAACTCCTATATGGCCAATGGAGAGAAGAAGTTGGAGGCATTTGCTGTGCCAGAAAAGGCCTTGGAGCAGACCAGGCTCACTTTGGGCATTAACGTGACCAGCATCGCTGTGCGCAATGCTAGTACCAGCACCAGTGTAATTAATGTCACAGGGTCGCCAGTAACGACGTTTTTAGCTGCCAGTACACATGATGATAAAAGTTTGGATGAAGCTATAGACATGAGATTCGACTGTTAA